From Humisphaera borealis, the proteins below share one genomic window:
- the groES gene encoding co-chaperone GroES → MALKLKPLADRVIVKQTEAEEKTASGIYLPDAAKEKPTKGKVIAAGPGKFDDNGKRMELAVSVGDTVYYGKYAGTDVEVDGQKLVILRESDILGVLE, encoded by the coding sequence ATGGCACTCAAGCTCAAGCCCCTGGCCGACCGTGTAATCGTCAAGCAGACCGAAGCCGAAGAAAAGACCGCCAGCGGGATTTACCTCCCGGACGCGGCCAAGGAAAAGCCCACCAAGGGCAAGGTCATCGCCGCCGGCCCCGGCAAGTTTGATGACAACGGCAAGCGGATGGAACTGGCCGTCTCGGTCGGCGACACCGTCTACTACGGCAAGTACGCCGGCACCGATGTCGAAGTCGACGGGCAGAAGCTCGTCATCCTTCGCGAGTCGGACATCCTCGGCGTTCTCGAGTAA